The following proteins come from a genomic window of Methylorubrum populi:
- a CDS encoding DUF6505 family protein, whose product MTKTQTSGKLPRTLRLDPSDTFVFAQAAEPGEWAVTGSFLFFDADLSALTGKDRAAFRSGFVGVRSLGFSTLVVVSEASEAEREAAIEDLARQIHERLGAPDRETARAAAREEIKVAASLCNLPVGSVVAMHRSERDGEIAEEFRTLHQRAPGADPLHGRAFHFVETDEDGPEEQADLLSLLNGAPAGAKRA is encoded by the coding sequence GTGACGAAAACCCAGACTTCGGGCAAGCTGCCGCGCACCCTGCGGCTCGACCCCTCCGACACCTTCGTCTTCGCTCAGGCCGCCGAGCCCGGCGAGTGGGCGGTGACGGGATCGTTCCTGTTCTTCGATGCCGACCTCTCGGCCCTGACCGGCAAGGATCGAGCGGCGTTCCGTTCCGGCTTCGTCGGCGTGCGTTCGCTCGGCTTCTCCACCCTCGTCGTCGTGAGCGAGGCGAGCGAGGCGGAGCGCGAGGCCGCGATCGAGGATCTCGCCCGCCAAATCCACGAGCGTCTCGGCGCACCGGATCGCGAGACCGCACGCGCCGCCGCGCGCGAGGAGATCAAGGTCGCGGCCTCGCTGTGCAACCTGCCGGTCGGAAGCGTGGTGGCGATGCATCGAAGCGAGCGCGACGGTGAGATCGCGGAGGAGTTCCGCACCCTGCACCAGCGCGCGCCGGGCGCGGACCCGCTGCACGGGCGCGCCTTCCACTTTGTCGAGACCGACGAGGACGGACCTGAGGAGCAGGCCGACCTTCTGAGCCTTCTGAACGGCGCCCCCGCGGGGGCGAAGCGAGCATGA
- a CDS encoding biotin/lipoate--protein ligase family protein produces MTLPLDIGSPALRPAPLVLPPAFTGLVAAGALGAAGHACRLAEAGEADAGTLLMEERDDVIALAVVLAPTEALATARRAFFVGMQALADTVGTFGPPEIPVTFLWPDTLTFNGARLGGGILHWPQGCAETETPDWLVFSAMLIASKRDAGDPGLTPDSTSLEEEGFPADLREALVESFARHLTKAFEIWSEDGAARSTGRYLARLALPPGARATIDPEGDARLVHADGRGESLPLLPALVTPTWRDPATGMVRL; encoded by the coding sequence ATGACCCTCCCCCTCGATATCGGATCGCCGGCCCTGCGGCCCGCTCCCCTCGTTCTGCCCCCGGCCTTCACGGGGCTCGTCGCGGCAGGCGCCCTCGGTGCGGCCGGACATGCTTGCCGGCTGGCCGAGGCCGGCGAGGCGGATGCCGGAACCCTCCTGATGGAAGAGCGCGACGACGTCATCGCGCTCGCCGTGGTGCTGGCGCCGACGGAGGCGCTCGCGACGGCGCGGCGGGCCTTCTTCGTCGGAATGCAGGCGCTGGCGGATACGGTTGGCACCTTCGGTCCGCCGGAGATTCCGGTGACCTTCCTGTGGCCCGACACCCTGACCTTCAACGGAGCACGCCTCGGCGGAGGGATCCTGCACTGGCCGCAGGGCTGCGCCGAAACCGAAACGCCGGATTGGCTCGTGTTCTCGGCGATGCTGATCGCCTCGAAGCGGGATGCGGGCGATCCCGGCCTCACGCCCGATTCCACCTCGCTGGAGGAGGAAGGCTTCCCCGCGGACCTGCGCGAAGCGCTGGTGGAGAGCTTCGCCCGCCACCTGACCAAGGCGTTCGAGATCTGGAGCGAGGACGGTGCCGCGCGCTCGACCGGACGCTACCTCGCCCGCCTCGCTCTGCCGCCGGGGGCGCGGGCAACGATCGATCCGGAGGGCGATGCCCGGCTCGTCCACGCCGACGGGCGCGGCGAATCCCTGCCGCTGCTGCCGGCGCTGGTCACCCCCACCTGGCGCGACCCGGCCACCGGAATGGTGCGGCTGTGA
- a CDS encoding DUF3306 domain-containing protein, whose product MSDSFLSRWARRKQSVRAAALSQPPAAPDMAGTMAGTGEVAGSAPPDEAGLARETAVGAGSEPEAVPDDLLASLPSLDALTPETDLTAFLQAGVPTALRNAALRRMWSLDPAIRDFVSEAREYAYDWNTPGGVPGMGPLLPTDDMKAMLKRVIDGVPAKDRVPGAETPEAEAESHQPSEAPADSDVTEEPEPAVETLARPEEMSLPAAASGLPIADGPDRQLGTEQRSPPRPPMRRHGGAMPS is encoded by the coding sequence ATGAGCGACAGCTTCCTCTCCCGCTGGGCACGCCGCAAACAGTCGGTGCGCGCGGCCGCGCTCTCCCAACCGCCCGCCGCCCCGGACATGGCGGGGACCATGGCGGGGACCGGCGAGGTTGCCGGCAGCGCGCCGCCGGACGAAGCCGGGCTCGCGCGGGAGACGGCGGTCGGCGCCGGGAGCGAGCCGGAGGCTGTTCCGGACGATCTGCTGGCAAGTCTCCCGTCGCTCGACGCGCTGACGCCGGAGACCGACCTCACCGCCTTCCTCCAGGCCGGCGTTCCGACCGCCTTGCGCAACGCGGCCCTGCGGCGGATGTGGTCGCTCGACCCGGCGATCCGGGACTTCGTCAGCGAGGCGCGGGAATACGCCTACGACTGGAACACGCCGGGCGGCGTACCGGGCATGGGACCGCTCCTGCCCACCGACGACATGAAGGCGATGCTCAAGCGCGTCATCGACGGGGTCCCCGCCAAGGATCGGGTGCCCGGTGCCGAGACGCCGGAGGCCGAGGCCGAGTCGCATCAGCCTTCCGAGGCTCCTGCCGATTCGGACGTCACGGAAGAGCCGGAGCCAGCGGTCGAGACACTCGCTCGACCCGAGGAAATGAGCCTGCCGGCGGCGGCATCGGGGCTTCCAATCGCTGACGGGCCGGATCGTCAACTCGGAACGGAGCAGCGCTCCCCGCCCCGCCCCCCCATGCGACGCCATGGAGGGGCGATGCCCTCATGA
- the fdh3B gene encoding formate dehydrogenase FDH3 subunit beta, with translation MARMKFLCDADRCIECNACVTACKNEHEVPWGINRRRVVTLNDGKPGERSVSMACMHCTDAPCAAVCPVNCFYTTADAVVLHSKDICIGCGYCFYACPFGAPQYPRVGNFGSRGKMDKCTYCSGGPEPDFSTAEYEKYGSNRLAEGKLPLCAEMCSTKALLAGDGEMIAEIYKQRVIKRGYGSGAWGWKTAYRETVAI, from the coding sequence ATGGCCCGGATGAAGTTCCTCTGCGACGCGGACCGCTGCATCGAGTGCAACGCCTGCGTCACGGCCTGCAAGAACGAGCACGAGGTGCCCTGGGGCATCAACCGGCGGCGCGTCGTCACCCTCAACGACGGCAAGCCCGGCGAGCGCTCGGTCTCCATGGCCTGCATGCACTGCACCGACGCGCCCTGTGCGGCGGTGTGCCCGGTGAACTGCTTCTACACCACGGCGGATGCCGTGGTGCTGCACTCCAAGGACATCTGCATCGGCTGCGGCTACTGCTTCTACGCCTGCCCCTTCGGCGCGCCGCAATATCCGCGGGTCGGCAACTTCGGTTCGCGCGGCAAGATGGACAAGTGCACCTACTGCTCGGGCGGTCCCGAGCCCGACTTCTCGACCGCCGAGTACGAGAAGTATGGCTCGAACCGTCTGGCCGAGGGCAAGCTGCCGCTCTGCGCCGAGATGTGCTCGACCAAGGCGCTCCTCGCCGGCGATGGCGAGATGATCGCCGAGATCTACAAGCAGCGGGTGATCAAGCGCGGCTACGGCTCCGGCGCCTGGGGTTGGAAGACGGCCTACCGCGAGACCGTCGCGATCTGA
- a CDS encoding formate dehydrogenase subunit alpha translates to MLIKRKSGEAARTKHQAVAAGLAAGVLDRRAFLRKSGLTAGALAAAGTIQLGSVRKAKAAGSSAVGPDTVIKKNVCTHCSVGCTVTAEVVNGVWVGQEPSWASPINRGTHCAKGAAIRELVSSDRRLKYPMKLEGGQWKRISWDQAYQEIGDKLTAIREKNGADSVYWLGSAKFTNEASYLMRKFAALWGTNSIDHQARICHSTTVAGVANTWGYGAQTNSYNDIRNAKTMIILGGNPAEAHPISMQHVLSGKEINRANMIVIDPRFTRTAAHATEYVRIRSGTDIPVVWGILWHIFQNGWEDKEFIAQRVYAMDDVRKEVAKWTPDEVERVSGVPGEQLKRVAEKFAKEKPATLIWCMGATQHTVGTANVRALCILCLATGNVGKPGTGANIFRGHTNVQGATDLGLDVTSLPLYYGLVEGGWRHWARVWEVEYEWLQSRFDEVPAKGGRKARTRKENMESPGITSTRWFDAVNLPPEQIDQRSPVKAFMVFGHGGNTVTRMPEAIEGMNKLELLVVADPHPTTFAALDARQDNTYLLPICTSLEMDGSRTASNRSIQWGEQIVKPAFESKNDYEVLYRLAEKLGFADKLCKNIKVENGVPVAEDILREINRGGWSTGYCGQSPERLKAHMRNQHKFDLVTLRAPKDDPEVGGDYYGLPWPCWGKPELRHPGSAILYNTNLHVKEGGGGFRARFGTERNGQTLLAENSFSKGSDLTDGYPEFTFGVFKKLGWDKDLTPEELATILKIGGDKPDTVSWATDLSGGIQRVCLDHGVSPFGNGKARANAWNLPDPVPVHREPVYSPRPELVAKYPTRPDERQLRMPNIGFSVQKSVVDRGVAKDFPIILTSGRLVEYEGGGEETRSNPWLAELQQDMFVEINTGDAAERGIKDGQWVWVSGAENNAKTKVKALVTDRVGKGVAFMPFHFSGWYQGKDMRDFYPKGTDPVVLGESVNTVTTYGFDPVTGMQETKCTLCQIAAA, encoded by the coding sequence ATGCTGATCAAGCGCAAGAGCGGCGAGGCTGCTCGCACCAAGCACCAGGCCGTCGCCGCGGGCCTCGCCGCGGGCGTCCTCGACCGCCGCGCCTTCCTGAGGAAGTCCGGCCTGACCGCCGGCGCGCTCGCCGCCGCCGGTACGATCCAGCTCGGCTCGGTGCGCAAGGCCAAGGCCGCCGGCTCGTCCGCCGTCGGGCCGGACACGGTCATCAAGAAGAACGTCTGCACCCACTGCTCGGTGGGCTGCACGGTGACGGCGGAAGTCGTCAACGGCGTTTGGGTCGGCCAGGAGCCGTCCTGGGCGAGCCCGATCAACCGCGGCACCCACTGCGCCAAGGGCGCGGCCATCCGCGAACTCGTCTCGTCCGACCGCCGCCTCAAGTACCCGATGAAGCTCGAAGGCGGGCAGTGGAAGCGGATCTCCTGGGATCAGGCCTATCAGGAGATCGGCGACAAGCTCACCGCGATCCGTGAGAAGAACGGCGCGGATTCGGTCTACTGGCTGGGGTCCGCCAAGTTCACCAACGAGGCTTCCTACCTGATGCGCAAGTTCGCGGCCCTGTGGGGCACGAACTCCATCGACCATCAGGCGCGCATCTGCCACTCGACCACCGTGGCGGGCGTGGCCAACACCTGGGGCTACGGCGCCCAGACCAACTCCTACAACGACATCCGCAACGCCAAGACGATGATCATCCTCGGCGGCAATCCGGCCGAGGCGCACCCGATCTCCATGCAGCACGTGCTGTCGGGCAAGGAGATCAATCGCGCGAACATGATCGTCATCGATCCGCGCTTCACCCGTACCGCCGCGCACGCCACCGAGTACGTGCGCATCCGCTCCGGCACCGACATCCCGGTGGTCTGGGGCATCCTCTGGCACATCTTCCAGAATGGCTGGGAGGACAAGGAGTTCATCGCCCAGCGCGTCTACGCCATGGACGACGTGCGCAAGGAAGTCGCCAAGTGGACGCCCGACGAGGTCGAGCGCGTCTCCGGCGTGCCGGGCGAGCAGCTCAAGCGCGTGGCGGAAAAGTTCGCCAAGGAGAAGCCAGCGACCCTGATCTGGTGCATGGGCGCGACCCAGCACACGGTCGGCACGGCCAACGTGCGCGCGCTGTGCATCCTGTGTCTGGCCACCGGCAATGTCGGCAAGCCGGGCACCGGCGCCAACATCTTCCGCGGCCACACCAACGTTCAGGGCGCGACCGATCTCGGCCTCGATGTCACCTCGCTGCCGCTCTATTACGGCCTCGTCGAGGGCGGATGGCGCCATTGGGCCCGCGTCTGGGAGGTCGAGTACGAGTGGCTGCAATCGCGCTTCGATGAGGTTCCGGCGAAGGGCGGCCGCAAGGCGCGCACCCGCAAGGAGAACATGGAGTCGCCCGGCATCACCTCGACCCGCTGGTTCGATGCCGTGAACCTGCCGCCGGAGCAGATCGATCAGCGCAGTCCGGTCAAGGCCTTCATGGTGTTCGGCCACGGCGGCAACACCGTGACCCGTATGCCCGAGGCGATCGAGGGCATGAACAAGCTCGAATTGCTGGTCGTCGCCGATCCGCACCCGACCACCTTCGCCGCGCTCGATGCCCGGCAGGACAACACCTACCTCCTGCCGATCTGCACCTCGCTGGAGATGGACGGCTCGCGTACGGCCTCGAACCGCTCGATCCAGTGGGGCGAGCAGATCGTGAAGCCGGCCTTCGAGTCGAAGAACGACTACGAAGTCCTCTATCGTCTCGCGGAGAAGCTCGGCTTCGCCGACAAGCTCTGCAAGAACATCAAGGTCGAGAACGGCGTTCCGGTCGCGGAGGATATCCTGCGGGAGATCAACCGCGGCGGTTGGTCGACCGGCTATTGCGGCCAATCGCCCGAGCGCCTGAAGGCGCATATGCGCAACCAGCACAAGTTCGATCTCGTGACCCTGCGCGCGCCCAAGGACGATCCGGAGGTCGGCGGCGACTATTACGGCCTGCCCTGGCCGTGCTGGGGCAAGCCCGAGCTGCGCCATCCGGGCTCGGCGATCCTCTACAACACCAATCTCCACGTGAAGGAGGGCGGCGGCGGCTTCCGTGCTCGCTTCGGCACCGAGCGCAACGGCCAGACCCTGCTGGCCGAGAATTCGTTCTCGAAGGGCTCGGACCTGACTGACGGCTATCCCGAGTTCACCTTCGGCGTGTTCAAGAAGCTTGGCTGGGACAAGGACCTGACCCCGGAGGAGCTCGCCACGATCCTCAAGATCGGCGGCGACAAGCCCGACACCGTGAGCTGGGCCACCGACCTGTCGGGCGGCATCCAGCGCGTCTGCCTCGACCACGGCGTCTCGCCCTTCGGCAACGGCAAGGCCCGGGCCAATGCCTGGAACCTGCCCGACCCGGTGCCGGTCCACCGCGAGCCGGTCTACTCGCCGCGCCCCGAACTGGTGGCGAAGTACCCGACCCGTCCCGACGAGCGGCAGCTGCGCATGCCGAATATCGGCTTCTCGGTGCAGAAGTCGGTGGTCGATCGCGGCGTCGCCAAGGACTTCCCGATCATCCTCACCTCGGGCCGCCTCGTCGAATACGAGGGCGGTGGCGAGGAGACCCGTTCGAACCCTTGGCTCGCCGAGCTGCAGCAGGACATGTTCGTCGAGATCAACACCGGTGACGCGGCCGAGCGCGGCATCAAGGATGGTCAGTGGGTCTGGGTCTCGGGTGCCGAGAACAACGCCAAGACCAAGGTCAAGGCGCTGGTGACCGACCGCGTCGGCAAGGGCGTGGCCTTCATGCCCTTCCACTTCTCCGGTTGGTACCAGGGCAAGGACATGCGCGACTTCTACCCGAAGGGCACCGACCCGGTGGTGCTCGGTGAGAGCGTGAACACCGTGACCACCTACGGCTTCGATCCTGTGACGGGCATGCAGGAAACGAAGTGCACCCTGTGCCAGATCGCAGCGGCCTGA
- a CDS encoding DUF6352 family protein, with protein MTEFWVSSGHHLTQRTEGGGLAVTDELILAYLARPELVPPEEACAAERALHASLLANPRRRVERDEVETIADADARENWSVMLAFRDRLLAARSVEAAYLALVRGGLQGVPGLFLTQLVHLILRNALDGCDDPFVLRAAELFFRPQRVSLHEGAVLLADAEVIEAREGGAPLSPLVSMLGKEAASELDVLNEENAWTYWSRSDAFSMALNLSSSARSRDGLARAIEAFVRHLLNAEVTVAPLAQLEDPDWRWFVGLDAEGTRIGNALWRGETLDDAARERVIAVFSLTFADPASVDPRVGDRPVYLLLAMTADKTVQLKPQNLVVGLPLASDRAAA; from the coding sequence ATGACCGAGTTCTGGGTATCGAGCGGCCACCATCTCACGCAGCGCACCGAGGGCGGCGGCCTCGCCGTCACCGACGAGCTGATCCTCGCCTATCTTGCGCGCCCCGAGCTCGTGCCGCCGGAGGAGGCCTGCGCGGCCGAGCGGGCGCTGCATGCCAGCCTGCTCGCCAACCCGCGCCGGCGGGTCGAACGCGACGAAGTCGAAACGATTGCGGACGCGGATGCACGGGAGAATTGGTCGGTGATGCTCGCCTTCCGCGACCGACTCCTGGCGGCCCGGTCGGTCGAGGCGGCCTATCTCGCGCTGGTGCGCGGCGGGCTGCAGGGCGTGCCGGGGCTTTTCCTGACCCAGCTCGTCCACCTGATCCTGCGCAACGCCCTGGACGGCTGCGACGACCCGTTCGTGCTGCGCGCCGCCGAGCTGTTCTTCCGCCCGCAGCGGGTGAGCCTCCACGAAGGCGCGGTGCTGCTCGCCGATGCCGAGGTGATCGAGGCGCGGGAGGGCGGCGCGCCGCTCTCGCCCCTGGTCTCGATGCTCGGCAAGGAGGCGGCAAGCGAGCTCGATGTGCTCAACGAGGAGAACGCCTGGACCTACTGGAGCCGGTCGGACGCCTTCAGCATGGCGCTCAATCTCAGTTCCAGTGCCCGAAGCCGGGACGGCTTGGCACGGGCGATCGAGGCCTTCGTGCGCCACTTGCTCAACGCCGAGGTCACGGTCGCGCCGCTTGCCCAACTGGAGGATCCCGACTGGCGCTGGTTCGTCGGACTCGATGCCGAGGGCACGCGGATCGGCAATGCGCTCTGGCGGGGCGAAACGCTCGATGACGCTGCCCGCGAGCGGGTGATCGCCGTGTTCAGCCTCACCTTCGCCGATCCGGCCAGTGTCGACCCGCGGGTCGGTGACCGGCCGGTCTACCTCCTGCTCGCGATGACCGCCGACAAGACCGTGCAGCTCAAGCCCCAGAATCTCGTCGTCGGATTGCCGCTGGCATCCGACCGGGCCGCCGCGTGA
- a CDS encoding 4Fe-4S binding protein, with translation MPLDVAALKKGCGGRVRTADQLCGRELDRYREALASGAPITVSCTLQAPLFEEIAAEHEAEERVAFAKIRETAGWSSQADRSGPKMAALLAAAAEAVPVAGTVPLESRGVALIYGRDEAAIEAGRRLAEHLDVTVLLSRPGEVAPLHRNEFPVLRGTVRGATGHLGAFELRIDDYALPAPSSRTHLVFGAGRDGAVSTCDLILDFTGGTPLFPAHELRSGYLRADPRDPAAVERAVMAASHLVGEFDKTRFIDFRGELCAHSRSRITGCTRCLDVCPTGAIAPAGDTVAIDPYVCAGCGSCAAVCPTGAANYALPPADALMRRLRSLMRAYRDAGGADAVVLFHDGDHGEPLIDALGRYGEGLPAHVLPVRVNEVTQLGPEILAALFAYGAAGVRVLVRARPKHDLDSLHRTVSLGRTLADALGYSAGSEAPNVALIETDDPDALGAALRAERPGHATAAPAGFVPVGGKREMLRLAFREMHAAAPAPVAAVPLAAGAPFGGLEFRTEDCTLCLACVGACPTHALSDSADRPLLAFEESLCVQCGLCAATCPEDVISLKPQIDFEAWSQPRRIVKEEEPFCCITCAKPFGTRATIERVIGKLREQHWMFSGEAGEQRIRSLMMCDDCRVEAALNQGFDPHAVPPAKPRTTEDYLRERQATEGLQG, from the coding sequence ATGCCGCTCGATGTCGCGGCCCTGAAAAAGGGCTGCGGTGGTCGCGTGCGCACCGCCGACCAGCTCTGCGGTCGCGAACTCGACCGCTACCGCGAAGCCCTGGCCTCGGGTGCGCCGATCACCGTCTCCTGCACGCTGCAGGCGCCGCTGTTCGAGGAGATCGCCGCCGAGCATGAGGCGGAGGAGCGCGTCGCTTTCGCCAAGATCCGCGAGACCGCCGGCTGGTCGTCGCAGGCCGACAGATCCGGTCCGAAGATGGCGGCGCTCTTGGCCGCTGCGGCGGAGGCGGTGCCCGTCGCCGGCACCGTACCGCTAGAGAGCCGCGGCGTCGCGCTGATCTATGGGCGCGACGAGGCCGCGATCGAGGCCGGGCGGCGTCTGGCCGAGCATCTCGACGTGACGGTGCTGCTGAGCCGGCCGGGCGAGGTCGCGCCCCTCCACCGCAACGAGTTTCCGGTGCTCCGGGGCACGGTGCGCGGAGCGACCGGCCATCTCGGGGCGTTCGAACTGCGCATCGACGATTACGCCCTGCCGGCACCGTCCTCGCGCACGCATCTCGTGTTCGGGGCGGGACGGGACGGCGCGGTCTCGACCTGCGACCTGATCCTCGATTTCACCGGCGGCACGCCGCTGTTCCCCGCGCACGAATTGCGCAGCGGCTACCTGCGCGCCGACCCGCGCGACCCGGCGGCGGTCGAACGGGCAGTGATGGCGGCGTCCCACCTCGTCGGCGAGTTCGACAAGACCCGCTTCATCGATTTCCGCGGCGAGCTCTGCGCCCATTCCCGCTCACGCATCACCGGCTGCACCCGCTGCCTCGATGTCTGCCCGACCGGAGCCATCGCGCCCGCCGGCGACACGGTGGCGATCGACCCTTACGTCTGCGCCGGCTGCGGAAGCTGCGCCGCCGTCTGCCCCACGGGGGCTGCCAACTACGCCCTGCCGCCGGCCGACGCCCTGATGCGCCGCCTGCGCAGCCTGATGCGCGCCTACCGGGACGCGGGCGGCGCGGATGCGGTGGTGCTGTTCCACGACGGCGACCACGGCGAGCCGCTGATCGACGCGCTCGGCCGCTACGGCGAGGGCCTGCCGGCCCATGTCCTGCCGGTGCGCGTCAACGAAGTGACTCAGCTCGGCCCCGAGATCCTGGCCGCCTTGTTCGCCTACGGCGCGGCCGGCGTGCGCGTTCTGGTGCGCGCGCGCCCGAAGCACGACCTCGACAGCCTCCACCGCACCGTCTCCCTCGGACGGACGCTCGCCGACGCGCTCGGCTACAGCGCCGGCTCGGAGGCGCCGAATGTCGCCCTGATCGAGACCGATGATCCCGACGCGCTCGGTGCGGCGCTTCGCGCGGAACGGCCCGGACACGCCACGGCGGCGCCGGCCGGCTTCGTCCCCGTCGGCGGCAAGCGCGAGATGCTGCGCCTCGCCTTCCGCGAGATGCACGCCGCCGCGCCCGCTCCGGTTGCCGCGGTGCCGCTGGCGGCCGGGGCACCGTTCGGTGGGCTCGAGTTCCGCACCGAGGACTGCACGCTCTGCCTCGCCTGCGTCGGCGCCTGTCCGACCCATGCCCTGTCAGACAGCGCCGACCGGCCGCTGCTCGCCTTCGAGGAGAGCCTGTGCGTGCAGTGCGGCCTGTGCGCGGCTACCTGCCCGGAAGACGTCATCAGCTTGAAGCCGCAGATCGACTTCGAAGCGTGGAGCCAACCGCGTCGGATCGTGAAGGAGGAGGAGCCGTTCTGCTGCATCACCTGCGCCAAGCCGTTCGGCACCCGCGCGACCATCGAGCGCGTGATCGGCAAGCTGCGGGAGCAGCACTGGATGTTCTCGGGGGAGGCCGGCGAGCAGCGCATTCGCTCGCTGATGATGTGCGACGATTGCCGTGTCGAGGCAGCGCTCAATCAGGGCTTCGATCCCCATGCCGTGCCGCCCGCCAAGCCGCGCACCACCGAGGACTATCTTCGCGAGCGGCAGGCCACGGAGGGGCTGCAGGGCTGA
- a CDS encoding DUF3305 domain-containing protein, producing MTLDNLPRTPTEGLPNDRFEVGIIVARRRLKGPWASHAWLPVAALPAAPQAAPWTKLSETEEEATFYAGAHEVSLHIAETAHYRDNLVSGRPSLWVTLHATAEDTYEVASVTADPYEGESMAEGIGEIVEAVPMPPEVQAKLLAFFEAFHIERKFEKRKRDRADPEALAHRARAGHGKPE from the coding sequence ATGACGCTCGACAACCTGCCGCGGACCCCGACCGAGGGATTGCCGAACGACCGCTTCGAGGTCGGCATCATCGTGGCACGCCGCCGTCTGAAGGGTCCGTGGGCGAGCCATGCCTGGCTGCCGGTGGCGGCCCTGCCGGCGGCACCCCAGGCCGCGCCCTGGACCAAGCTCTCCGAGACGGAGGAGGAAGCGACCTTCTACGCCGGCGCCCACGAGGTGAGCCTGCATATCGCCGAGACGGCGCATTACCGCGACAACCTCGTCTCCGGGCGGCCCTCCCTCTGGGTCACGCTGCACGCCACGGCGGAGGACACCTACGAGGTCGCGAGCGTCACCGCCGACCCCTACGAGGGTGAGTCGATGGCCGAGGGGATCGGCGAGATCGTCGAGGCCGTGCCGATGCCTCCCGAGGTGCAGGCCAAGCTGCTCGCCTTCTTCGAAGCCTTCCACATCGAGCGCAAGTTCGAGAAGCGCAAGCGCGACCGCGCGGACCCCGAGGCGCTGGCCCATCGCGCCCGCGCGGGCCACGGAAAGCCGGAATGA
- a CDS encoding formate dehydrogenase, whose protein sequence is MRQDPKTLGRRQFFRALGGSTVAAAAAVASPMGATEAQAYDPGNDETRSRYRESDHVKAFYRTNGYETLKKNTDPASTGPK, encoded by the coding sequence ATGCGACAGGATCCGAAGACGCTCGGTCGTCGCCAGTTCTTTCGGGCACTCGGCGGCAGCACGGTGGCCGCCGCGGCGGCCGTCGCCTCGCCGATGGGCGCGACCGAGGCGCAGGCCTACGACCCCGGCAACGACGAGACCCGCAGCCGCTACCGCGAGAGCGACCACGTGAAGGCGTTCTACCGCACCAACGGCTACGAGACGCTCAAGAAGAACACCGATCCGGCGTCGACCGGTCCGAAGTGA
- a CDS encoding TorD/DmsD family molecular chaperone: MGSVASVMALPGDEVSAVAGMPDDIDLLRAQQYDLLAALLGRAPDASLLSALAALKDGDGVLGQQVAALRRAAAGTDSNAVEREYFALFIGVGRGEFLPYASYYLTGFLNERPLARVREDFAALGIERDESMCEPEDHLAILLEVMAGLAAGRFEAEPGMQARFFARHIEPWAERFFADLENAKAGHFYRAVGGLGRAFIEIEAEAFAMEG, encoded by the coding sequence ATGGGTTCGGTTGCGTCGGTGATGGCACTTCCGGGAGATGAGGTGTCCGCTGTCGCCGGTATGCCCGACGACATCGATCTCCTGCGCGCGCAGCAATACGATCTCCTGGCCGCCCTGCTTGGTCGCGCGCCGGACGCGTCGCTGCTGTCGGCCCTCGCCGCACTCAAGGATGGGGACGGCGTTCTCGGCCAACAGGTCGCGGCGCTGCGCCGTGCGGCGGCCGGGACGGACTCGAATGCGGTCGAACGCGAGTACTTCGCGCTGTTCATCGGCGTCGGTCGCGGCGAATTCCTGCCTTACGCCTCCTACTATCTCACCGGCTTTCTCAACGAGCGTCCGCTCGCCCGGGTGCGCGAGGACTTCGCCGCGCTCGGCATCGAGCGGGACGAGTCGATGTGCGAGCCGGAGGATCACCTCGCGATCCTTCTGGAGGTGATGGCAGGGCTGGCGGCCGGCCGCTTCGAGGCGGAGCCGGGCATGCAGGCCCGCTTCTTCGCCCGTCACATCGAGCCCTGGGCCGAGCGCTTCTTCGCCGACTTGGAGAACGCGAAGGCGGGGCACTTCTACCGCGCGGTCGGGGGGCTCGGCCGCGCCTTCATCGAGATCGAGGCGGAAGCCTTCGCCATGGAAGGCTGA